A window of the Dickeya dianthicola NCPPB 453 genome harbors these coding sequences:
- a CDS encoding dienelactone hydrolase family protein, with product MKRRGLRRTLCVLMCCLASAPLMANDHSYTTTSVTDDALPTFYPQLKQQLTYPDSWLSGRYAHFGEWRQHARQLVRSLLLTPNSHRAFEPQVVDSQDRDTYVAQKVAFNLTDENRVPGLLLTPKTPGPHPAVLLLHDHGAKFDIGKEKMIRPWGDDTRLASANAWADRYFTGRFVGDELAKRGYVVLAVDALGWGDRGPLKYEQQQALASNFFNLGRSLAGNMAYEDMRSLDFLASLHSVDPQRVGVVGFSMGAYRAWQLAALSDKTAATAAISWIGTYDGLMVPGNNVLRGQSSFYMLHPGLPAHLDFPDVASIAAPRPMLFFNGGKDNLFPQQAVQAAYDRMHQVWRSQHADERLETRIWPELGHVFYQEQQEAVFQWLDRWLASPDRAVSTAR from the coding sequence ATGAAAAGACGCGGATTACGTCGTACCCTCTGTGTTCTGATGTGCTGTCTGGCGAGCGCCCCGCTTATGGCAAATGATCATTCCTACACAACGACGTCGGTAACGGATGACGCGTTGCCCACGTTCTACCCGCAACTGAAACAGCAACTGACCTATCCAGACTCGTGGCTGTCCGGGCGTTATGCCCATTTCGGCGAATGGCGGCAGCATGCCCGCCAACTGGTGCGCTCGCTGCTGCTGACGCCGAATTCTCACCGTGCGTTTGAACCGCAGGTTGTCGACAGTCAGGATCGCGACACCTATGTGGCGCAGAAGGTCGCCTTCAACCTTACCGATGAAAACCGAGTGCCGGGGTTACTGCTGACGCCGAAAACGCCGGGGCCGCATCCGGCAGTGTTGCTGCTGCATGACCACGGCGCGAAATTCGATATCGGCAAGGAAAAAATGATCCGTCCGTGGGGCGATGACACGCGCTTAGCCTCTGCCAACGCCTGGGCCGACCGTTACTTCACCGGTCGGTTTGTCGGTGATGAACTGGCGAAACGGGGTTATGTGGTGCTGGCGGTAGATGCATTGGGCTGGGGCGATCGCGGGCCGCTCAAGTACGAACAGCAGCAGGCGCTGGCCAGTAATTTTTTCAATCTGGGACGCTCACTGGCTGGCAACATGGCCTACGAGGATATGCGATCGCTGGATTTTCTGGCTTCGTTGCACTCGGTTGACCCGCAACGCGTGGGGGTCGTCGGGTTTTCGATGGGGGCTTACCGTGCCTGGCAACTGGCGGCGTTGTCGGATAAGACAGCCGCCACGGCGGCCATTTCCTGGATTGGCACCTATGACGGGTTGATGGTGCCCGGCAACAATGTACTGCGCGGTCAGTCCTCCTTCTACATGTTGCATCCGGGACTGCCCGCTCATCTTGATTTCCCTGATGTCGCCAGTATTGCAGCACCCCGGCCGATGCTGTTCTTCAACGGCGGCAAAGATAACTTGTTCCCGCAACAGGCGGTGCAGGCGGCCTATGATCGAATGCATCAGGTGTGGCGGTCGCAGCATGCCGACGAGCGGCTGGAAACCCGTATCTGGCCGGAACTGGGGCATGTGTTCTATCAGGAACAGCAGGAAGCGGTGTTCCAGTGGTTGGATCGCTGGCTGGCGTCGCCGGATCGGGCGGTGAGTACGGCGCGCTAG
- a CDS encoding sialidase family protein, giving the protein MTTETITIERSGLVHPADNDSQRIDAYIPSERPQNHAANLLHLPNGDVLCVWFGGTQEGVSDISIYLSRLVEGSGQWTPAVKLSDDPARSEQNPVLFLAPDGVLWLLYTAQKSGNQDTAIVRYRQSLDQGYTWGDIGTLLEQPGTFIRQPITVLPNGDWLLPVFYCRTQPGEKWVGNDDISAVKISSDQGKTWRESVVPNSTGCVHMNITPLKDGTLLALFRSRWADFIYRSHSTDGGETWSEPEATVLPNNNSSIQVTTLDNGHLALVFNAMNADGATERRLSLYDEIEDEEETDAKMPEISSGRSAFWGAPRAPMTLAISEDGGKTWPWQRNLEVGDGYCMTNNSTEKRNREFSYPSIKQGPDGKLYIAFTYFRQAIKYVCVSEEWVKG; this is encoded by the coding sequence ATGACGACCGAAACCATTACCATCGAACGCAGCGGTCTGGTTCACCCGGCAGACAACGACAGTCAGCGTATTGACGCTTACATCCCGTCGGAACGTCCGCAGAATCACGCCGCCAACCTGCTGCACCTGCCTAATGGCGATGTGCTGTGCGTCTGGTTCGGCGGCACTCAGGAAGGGGTGTCGGACATATCGATTTATCTGTCGCGGCTGGTGGAAGGGAGCGGGCAATGGACGCCCGCCGTCAAGCTCTCCGACGACCCGGCCCGTTCCGAGCAGAACCCGGTGCTGTTCCTGGCGCCGGACGGCGTGCTGTGGTTGCTGTACACCGCGCAAAAATCCGGCAATCAGGACACCGCCATCGTGCGTTACCGTCAGTCGCTGGATCAAGGCTACACCTGGGGCGACATCGGCACGCTGCTGGAGCAGCCCGGCACCTTTATCCGCCAGCCGATTACCGTGCTGCCCAACGGCGACTGGCTGCTGCCGGTGTTCTACTGCCGCACCCAGCCGGGTGAAAAATGGGTCGGCAACGACGACATCAGCGCGGTGAAAATCTCCAGCGATCAGGGTAAAACCTGGCGTGAATCGGTGGTGCCGAACAGTACCGGCTGTGTACACATGAACATTACGCCGCTCAAAGACGGCACCCTGCTGGCGCTGTTTCGCAGCCGCTGGGCCGATTTCATCTACCGCAGTCACTCCACCGACGGCGGCGAAACCTGGTCCGAACCGGAGGCGACCGTTCTGCCCAACAACAACTCGTCGATTCAGGTGACCACGCTGGACAACGGTCATCTGGCGCTGGTGTTCAACGCCATGAACGCCGACGGCGCCACCGAACGCCGTCTGTCGCTGTATGACGAAATCGAAGACGAAGAAGAAACCGACGCCAAAATGCCGGAGATCTCGTCCGGGCGCAGCGCTTTCTGGGGTGCGCCGCGTGCGCCGATGACGCTGGCGATTTCCGAAGACGGCGGGAAAACCTGGCCGTGGCAGCGCAATCTGGAAGTGGGCGACGGTTACTGCATGACCAACAACTCGACCGAGAAACGTAACCGCGAGTTCTCCTACCCCAGCATCAAGCAGGGGCCGGACGGCAAACTGTACATCGCCTTTACCTACTTCCGGCAGGCCATCAAGTACGTCTGCGTCAGCGAAGAGTGGGTCAAAGGCTAA
- a CDS encoding MmgE/PrpD family protein: MSAHSSMTNQLARLIVATQPDTAVIDLARDGVTDFIACALPVWHGAVADSGLAPLKSVYPGRDSQTRSLLLGYAGHALDFDDFHSGFRGHPGTVILPALLALAGEQPAVTEEQFLVAYAIGVETAGRLGLAAGPRHYSQGYHNTATLGAIAAAAAACRLTGATPDQTANALGLAASQAAGLRAQFGSAMKPLHAGLAARAGLSAVQLASAGFHGNHDTVLDAFLAAHGDGQHHCDALITDWGKPWRLVSPGLTFKRYPTCGGTHSAAEAAFILREQYLQEQYLREQYLQEQGLQRDGQSSDDLSAAVDRITVMFPPGGDAAPFIRQAATSVEGRFSLEYVIAAALLEGELRLDRFTEGPVDPRIAALADKVSRQVDPSAPPDELNPDARFHDVSLWLKDGSRLDASVTWRQTAAVKTDVAAKLRQTLSLLPQLPADNVLSHCQLRTPGSLAALVKLLS; this comes from the coding sequence ATGTCCGCCCATTCCAGCATGACTAACCAACTGGCGCGCCTGATCGTCGCCACCCAGCCCGATACCGCCGTCATCGACCTCGCCCGCGACGGGGTGACGGATTTTATCGCCTGCGCACTGCCGGTCTGGCATGGCGCGGTGGCGGACAGCGGGCTCGCCCCGCTGAAATCGGTCTACCCCGGCCGCGATAGCCAAACCCGCAGCCTGTTACTGGGCTACGCCGGTCACGCGCTGGATTTTGACGATTTTCATTCCGGGTTTCGCGGCCACCCCGGCACGGTTATCCTGCCGGCCCTGCTGGCGCTGGCCGGCGAGCAGCCGGCGGTCACGGAAGAACAATTTCTCGTTGCCTATGCCATCGGCGTGGAAACCGCCGGTCGGCTGGGGCTGGCCGCCGGCCCGCGCCATTACAGCCAGGGCTATCACAACACCGCCACGCTGGGCGCCATCGCCGCGGCTGCCGCAGCTTGTCGCCTGACGGGCGCCACGCCCGACCAGACCGCCAATGCGCTGGGGCTGGCCGCTTCGCAAGCCGCCGGGCTGCGCGCGCAATTCGGCTCCGCGATGAAACCGCTGCACGCCGGGCTGGCGGCGCGGGCCGGGTTAAGCGCCGTCCAACTGGCATCGGCGGGATTCCACGGCAACCACGACACCGTACTGGATGCGTTTCTCGCGGCCCACGGCGACGGACAACATCACTGCGACGCGTTGATAACCGATTGGGGCAAACCGTGGCGCCTTGTTTCTCCTGGGCTGACTTTCAAGCGTTACCCCACCTGCGGCGGCACCCACAGCGCGGCGGAAGCCGCGTTTATACTGCGGGAACAATATCTGCAAGAACAGTATCTGCGGGAACAGTATCTGCAAGAACAGGGGTTGCAACGTGATGGACAATCGTCAGACGATTTGTCCGCCGCCGTTGATCGCATCACGGTGATGTTCCCGCCGGGCGGCGATGCCGCGCCGTTTATCCGCCAGGCCGCTACCAGCGTCGAAGGGCGATTCAGCCTTGAATACGTGATTGCCGCCGCGCTGCTGGAAGGCGAGCTGCGGTTGGATCGTTTTACCGAAGGCCCGGTCGACCCTCGCATTGCCGCGCTGGCAGATAAGGTATCGCGTCAGGTTGACCCCAGCGCCCCACCGGATGAGCTGAATCCCGACGCCCGTTTTCATGACGTCAGTCTGTGGTTGAAAGACGGCTCACGTCTTGACGCCAGCGTCACCTGGCGGCAAACCGCGGCGGTCAAAACCGATGTCGCCGCCAAACTGCGCCAGACGCTGAGCCTGCTGCCGCAGCTGCCGGCTGACAACGTGCTCAGCCACTGTCAGCTGCGTACGCCCGGCTCTCTGGCGGCACTGGTTAAGCTGCTGTCATAG
- the acnB gene encoding bifunctional aconitate hydratase 2/2-methylisocitrate dehydratase, with the protein MLEDYRKHVAERAAQGIVPKPLEASQMAALVELLKTPPAGEEEFLVDLLVNRVPPGVDEAAYVKAGFLAAITKGETVSPLVTPEKAIELLGTMQGGYNIQPLIEALDSPALAPVAAKALSHTLLMFDNFYDVEEKAKAGNTHAQQVVKSWSEAEWFLSRPKLAEKITVTVFKVTGETNTDDLSPAQDAWSRPDIPLHALAMLKNAREGIEPDQPGAVGPIKQIETLNTTGFPLAYVGDVVGTGSSRKSATNSVLWFMGEDIPNVPNKRGGGVVLGGKIAPIFFNTMEDAGALPIEVDVAKLNMGDVIDVYPYKGEIRHHDSNELLASFELKTDVLLDEVRAGGRIPLIIGRGLTSRARESLGLPLSDVFRQAKDVAPSSRGFSLAQKMVGRACGVDGIRPGAYCEPKMTSVGSQDTTGPMTRDELKDLACLGFSADLVMQSFCHTAAYPKPVDVNTHHTLPDFIMNRGGVSLRPGDGVIHSWLNRMLLPDTVGTGGDSHTRFPIGISFPAGSGLVAFAAATGVMPLDMPESVLVRFKGQMQPGITLRDLVHAIPYYAIKQGLLTVEKKGKKNIFSGRILEIEGLPDLKVEQAFELTDASAERSAAGCTIKLNQAPIVEYLNSNIILLKWMMAEGYGDRRTLERRVQGMEKWLADPQLLEADADAEYAAVIDIDLAEINEPILCAPNDPDDARLLSAVQGDKIDEVFIGSCMTNIGHFRAAGKLLDQHKGQLPTRLWVAPPTRMDAAQLTEEGYYSVFGKSGARVEIPGCSLCMGNQARVADGATVVSTSTRNFPNRLGAGANVYLASAELAAVASLLGRLPTPDEYQQYMAQVDKTADDTYRYLNFDQLQQYTDKADKVIFQTAV; encoded by the coding sequence GTGCTAGAAGATTATCGCAAGCACGTAGCCGAGCGGGCTGCACAAGGGATCGTACCCAAACCGCTAGAGGCTTCGCAAATGGCGGCACTGGTGGAATTGTTGAAAACTCCCCCCGCCGGAGAAGAAGAGTTTTTAGTCGATCTGTTAGTCAATCGCGTTCCGCCGGGTGTTGATGAGGCGGCCTACGTTAAAGCCGGTTTTCTGGCTGCCATCACCAAAGGCGAGACTGTTTCTCCCCTCGTCACCCCGGAAAAAGCCATTGAGTTGTTGGGCACCATGCAAGGCGGTTATAACATTCAGCCGCTGATCGAAGCGTTGGATAGCCCCGCCCTGGCCCCGGTCGCCGCCAAAGCGTTATCCCATACCCTGCTGATGTTCGACAATTTCTACGATGTGGAAGAAAAAGCCAAAGCCGGCAATACCCACGCGCAGCAGGTCGTCAAATCCTGGTCTGAAGCCGAATGGTTCCTGTCTCGCCCGAAACTGGCGGAAAAAATTACCGTCACCGTGTTCAAAGTGACCGGCGAAACCAATACCGATGACTTGTCCCCGGCGCAGGACGCCTGGTCGCGTCCGGATATTCCGCTGCACGCGCTGGCGATGCTGAAAAACGCCCGCGAAGGCATCGAGCCGGATCAACCCGGCGCCGTCGGCCCGATCAAGCAGATCGAGACGTTGAACACGACAGGTTTCCCGCTGGCTTACGTCGGCGACGTGGTCGGCACCGGCTCTTCCCGTAAATCCGCTACCAACTCGGTGCTGTGGTTCATGGGCGAAGACATCCCGAACGTGCCGAACAAACGCGGCGGCGGCGTGGTGCTGGGCGGCAAGATCGCACCGATTTTCTTCAACACGATGGAAGACGCCGGCGCGCTGCCGATCGAGGTGGATGTCGCCAAACTGAACATGGGCGATGTGATTGACGTCTACCCGTACAAGGGTGAAATCCGCCACCACGACAGCAACGAATTACTGGCCAGTTTCGAACTGAAAACCGACGTGCTGCTGGATGAAGTGCGCGCCGGCGGCCGTATTCCGCTGATTATCGGCCGCGGCCTGACCTCCAGGGCGCGCGAGTCGCTCGGTTTACCGCTCAGCGACGTGTTCCGTCAGGCCAAAGACGTGGCGCCGAGCAGCCGCGGCTTCTCGCTGGCGCAGAAGATGGTCGGCCGCGCCTGCGGCGTCGACGGTATTCGCCCAGGCGCTTACTGCGAGCCGAAGATGACCTCGGTGGGTTCTCAGGACACCACCGGCCCGATGACCCGTGACGAACTGAAAGACCTGGCCTGTCTGGGCTTCTCCGCCGATCTGGTGATGCAGTCTTTCTGTCATACCGCCGCCTATCCGAAGCCGGTGGACGTCAATACCCATCACACACTGCCGGACTTCATCATGAACCGTGGCGGCGTGTCGCTGCGTCCGGGCGACGGCGTGATCCATTCCTGGCTGAACCGTATGCTGTTGCCGGATACCGTCGGCACCGGCGGCGATTCTCACACCCGTTTCCCGATCGGTATTTCCTTCCCGGCCGGCTCCGGTCTGGTGGCCTTTGCCGCCGCCACCGGCGTGATGCCGCTGGATATGCCGGAATCGGTGCTGGTGCGTTTTAAAGGCCAGATGCAGCCGGGCATCACGCTGCGCGATCTGGTACACGCAATCCCGTACTATGCGATCAAACAGGGTCTGCTGACCGTGGAGAAGAAGGGCAAGAAAAACATCTTCTCCGGCCGCATTCTGGAAATCGAAGGTCTGCCGGACCTGAAAGTGGAGCAGGCGTTTGAACTGACCGACGCCTCGGCGGAGCGTTCCGCTGCGGGCTGTACCATCAAGCTCAATCAGGCGCCGATCGTCGAGTACCTGAACTCCAACATCATTCTGCTCAAGTGGATGATGGCTGAAGGCTACGGCGATCGCCGCACGCTGGAACGTCGTGTGCAGGGCATGGAAAAATGGCTGGCGGACCCGCAATTGCTGGAAGCCGACGCCGATGCGGAATACGCCGCGGTGATCGACATCGATCTGGCGGAAATCAACGAGCCGATTCTGTGCGCGCCGAACGATCCGGACGATGCGCGTCTGCTCTCCGCTGTGCAGGGCGATAAAATCGATGAAGTGTTTATCGGCTCCTGCATGACTAACATCGGTCACTTCCGTGCCGCCGGCAAGCTGCTGGATCAACACAAAGGGCAACTGCCGACTCGCCTGTGGGTGGCGCCGCCGACCCGTATGGATGCCGCGCAACTGACCGAAGAAGGCTACTACAGCGTATTCGGCAAGAGCGGCGCTCGCGTCGAAATCCCCGGCTGTTCGCTGTGTATGGGCAACCAGGCGCGGGTAGCCGACGGCGCGACCGTGGTGTCGACGTCTACCCGTAACTTCCCGAACCGCCTGGGCGCGGGCGCCAATGTCTATTTGGCCTCTGCTGAACTGGCGGCGGTCGCTTCGCTGCTGGGCCGTCTGCCGACGCCGGACGAATACCAGCAGTATATGGCGCAGGTGGATAAGACCGCGGATGACACTTACCGCTATCTGAACTTTGACCAGTTGCAGCAGTACACTGACAAAGCGGACAAGGTGATCTTCCAGACCGCCGTTTAA
- a CDS encoding SDR family NAD(P)-dependent oxidoreductase — protein sequence MSAQKQVVITGSSSGIGAAITATLLAAGWQVVGLSRQPGAHQHPNFTHHPLDITDTPALIALLDSLPAVDAVIHAAGVMKAATLGTLSYADSEQLWKLHIQVAEVLADRLVNKLPQGGRIILLGSRTSSGAAGRSQYVATKSAMIGMVRSWAAELAPRGITVNIVAPGATETPMLNQPGRQSSPPKLPPIGRFIQPQEVADLVAYLLSPSAAAITGQQLVICGGASL from the coding sequence ATGTCAGCACAAAAACAGGTGGTGATCACCGGCAGCAGCTCCGGCATCGGCGCCGCCATTACCGCTACCCTGTTGGCGGCGGGCTGGCAGGTTGTCGGTTTGTCGCGTCAGCCGGGCGCACACCAACACCCGAACTTCACGCATCATCCGCTGGATATCACCGATACGCCGGCGCTTATCGCCTTGCTGGACAGCCTGCCCGCCGTCGATGCGGTGATTCACGCCGCCGGGGTAATGAAAGCGGCGACACTGGGCACCTTGTCCTACGCCGACAGCGAGCAGTTGTGGAAGCTGCATATTCAGGTGGCGGAAGTGTTAGCCGACAGACTGGTGAACAAACTGCCGCAAGGCGGGCGCATCATCCTGCTGGGTAGCCGGACCTCCAGTGGTGCGGCCGGGCGTAGTCAGTATGTCGCCACCAAGTCGGCGATGATTGGCATGGTGAGAAGCTGGGCGGCGGAACTGGCGCCACGCGGCATTACGGTCAATATCGTCGCGCCGGGCGCTACCGAAACACCGATGCTGAATCAGCCGGGACGGCAAAGCTCGCCGCCGAAGCTGCCGCCGATCGGCCGGTTTATCCAGCCGCAGGAGGTGGCGGATCTGGTGGCGTATCTACTGTCGCCTTCAGCGGCGGCCATCACCGGGCAGCAACTGGTGATTTGCGGCGGCGCGTCGTTATAA
- the yacL gene encoding protein YacL has product MDYEFLRDVTGQVVVRMSMGHEAVGHWLNEEVKGQQAVLDEVEAAVRELAGSERQWERAGHEYTLLLDSEEVMVRANQLAFETDELEEGMSYYDEESLSLCGLEDFLELLEKYRSFVDKG; this is encoded by the coding sequence ATGGACTATGAGTTTTTGCGTGATGTGACCGGGCAGGTGGTGGTCCGGATGTCGATGGGCCATGAAGCGGTAGGGCACTGGCTGAATGAAGAGGTTAAGGGTCAGCAGGCGGTGCTGGATGAAGTGGAAGCCGCGGTTCGTGAGCTGGCCGGCAGCGAGCGCCAGTGGGAACGCGCTGGCCACGAATACACGCTGTTGCTGGACAGCGAGGAAGTGATGGTGCGTGCCAATCAGCTGGCGTTTGAAACCGACGAGCTGGAAGAAGGCATGAGTTATTACGACGAAGAAAGTCTGTCACTGTGCGGTCTGGAGGACTTTCTTGAGCTGCTGGAGAAATACCGGTCGTTTGTAGATAAAGGATGA
- a CDS encoding methyl-accepting chemotaxis protein translates to MKNTMTVKRQIVVGFIIPILVSVVLGISGLITIRHISNILTEVNDENSVKQFYAVNLRGSVHDRSIAVRDLLIADKQELLMIINNINKLAEVYQQSDVKLDTMMSQSAISGQEKTLYQNIQNSNNKTSAIIARLIALQNEGKSDAARTLLLSEGRGAFVQWLADVNAFINYEAEQNNQLTHAARETARYFSVAMPIVLIVAILLGTLAMLATRRRIFQALGAEPAVLLTMTRAIASGNLTEKTIINDKQQHSVMAAIETMRQSLINIVANVSTHAEGVTVASENISKSSVALSQRTDMQVSALQQTSVAMGQVSESVKDNAASARQASQLSENAASETHQGNQLVSKIVDTMENIKRHSDSISSITKVIEDIAFQTNILAINAAVEAARAGEVGRGFSVVAAEIRTLSQKTTASAHQIKHLIDASSEKIGEGYSEISQASEVMQKINQAVDLSSEFIRKIADTSAEQSIATQEIAQSLAEMERTTQQNAAMVEQTATDTTYLETHSQELKQSVSRFTIADSMTAGSMNADSMMVSRTPRLALSAASR, encoded by the coding sequence ATGAAAAATACCATGACGGTAAAACGACAAATTGTAGTTGGTTTTATTATTCCTATATTAGTCAGTGTGGTATTAGGTATTTCAGGTTTGATAACTATTCGCCACATCAGCAATATATTAACCGAAGTGAATGATGAAAATAGCGTTAAGCAATTCTATGCGGTGAATTTACGCGGCAGCGTCCACGACCGCTCAATTGCTGTTCGGGATTTATTAATTGCGGACAAGCAAGAGCTTTTGATGATTATCAATAATATCAACAAGCTGGCAGAGGTTTATCAACAGTCGGATGTTAAACTCGACACGATGATGAGCCAATCGGCGATATCCGGTCAGGAAAAAACGTTATACCAAAATATACAAAACTCGAATAATAAAACCAGCGCAATTATTGCCCGATTAATTGCATTACAAAATGAAGGCAAGAGTGATGCAGCCCGTACTCTCTTGTTGAGTGAGGGACGTGGTGCATTTGTGCAGTGGCTGGCGGATGTGAATGCGTTTATTAATTATGAGGCTGAACAGAATAATCAGTTGACGCATGCCGCAAGAGAAACTGCAAGGTATTTTAGTGTGGCAATGCCGATTGTTTTAATCGTCGCCATATTACTGGGTACATTGGCGATGTTGGCGACCCGTCGCCGAATTTTTCAGGCGCTGGGTGCCGAACCGGCCGTATTACTGACGATGACCCGTGCGATCGCCTCCGGTAATCTAACCGAGAAAACCATCATTAATGATAAGCAGCAACACAGTGTAATGGCAGCGATTGAAACCATGCGCCAGTCATTAATTAATATTGTCGCTAATGTGTCGACGCATGCCGAAGGGGTGACGGTTGCCAGTGAAAATATCAGCAAAAGCAGCGTGGCACTGTCGCAGCGTACCGATATGCAGGTGTCGGCGTTGCAGCAAACCTCGGTGGCGATGGGGCAGGTGTCAGAGTCGGTGAAAGATAATGCCGCCAGCGCCAGACAGGCCAGTCAGTTATCTGAAAATGCGGCCAGCGAAACACATCAGGGCAATCAGCTGGTGAGTAAAATCGTGGATACGATGGAGAACATCAAGCGGCATTCGGACAGCATTTCGTCTATCACCAAAGTGATCGAGGATATCGCCTTCCAGACCAATATTCTGGCAATTAATGCGGCAGTAGAGGCGGCGCGAGCGGGGGAAGTGGGGCGCGGTTTCTCGGTGGTGGCGGCTGAAATTCGTACCCTGTCGCAGAAAACTACGGCATCGGCGCATCAGATAAAACACCTTATTGATGCGTCATCCGAGAAAATCGGCGAGGGGTACAGTGAAATCAGTCAGGCGTCTGAAGTGATGCAGAAAATTAATCAGGCGGTTGATCTGTCGAGCGAGTTTATCAGGAAGATTGCGGATACCTCGGCGGAGCAGTCCATCGCGACACAGGAAATCGCCCAGTCACTGGCTGAGATGGAGCGCACAACGCAACAGAATGCCGCGATGGTCGAGCAAACCGCGACGGATACCACCTACCTGGAAACGCATTCGCAGGAATTGAAGCAGTCCGTTAGTCGCTTTACGATTGCTGATTCGATGACCGCTGGCTCGATGAACGCCGATTCGATGATGGTCAGTAGAACTCCACGACTGGCGTTGAGCGCTGCCAGCCGCTGA
- a CDS encoding YhcH/YjgK/YiaL family protein — MIAGNLNHLPLATLPESLWRILSGFTLEQLNALPEGKYQPDNVDWFYSIGTVSTAPKAERHTEFHRRFLDIQLILAGEEIIGYGLNDAGDRPATERKPDLFILEQPQVPHAIRLAAGDFVTFYPGEPHQALCAINDQPAPVKKAVFKVPVELLNAQR; from the coding sequence ATGATCGCAGGTAATCTGAATCATCTGCCACTGGCAACGTTGCCCGAATCGCTGTGGCGCATTCTTTCCGGTTTCACGCTGGAGCAGTTAAACGCGCTGCCGGAAGGCAAGTACCAGCCGGACAACGTCGACTGGTTCTACTCCATCGGCACCGTCTCCACCGCCCCGAAAGCCGAACGCCATACTGAATTCCACCGCCGTTTTCTCGATATTCAACTGATTCTCGCCGGTGAAGAGATAATCGGCTACGGCCTGAATGACGCCGGCGATCGCCCTGCTACCGAGCGCAAACCGGACCTGTTCATTCTGGAACAGCCGCAGGTGCCGCACGCCATCCGGCTGGCCGCCGGGGATTTCGTCACCTTCTATCCGGGAGAACCGCATCAGGCGCTGTGCGCTATCAACGATCAGCCCGCCCCGGTGAAAAAAGCGGTGTTCAAGGTGCCGGTCGAATTACTGAACGCACAGAGGTAA